CGGAATTCGGGTGTCGGGTGCGTGACGATCCCTTCGACGGCAAGACCCCGCCACAGCGACGGGGCGGTCCGGACGGGCGCCTAATCCCGCCGCCGTACCGGATGTCCGGTCGACGTTGTGGATCGGCGGGAGCGGAGGACCCGAGCAGGACGGGGTCCCGGCCTTACGGCCGAGGGCTCCTTGGGGTGAAGCCGTACGCACGGCCGGGCATCTTCGCCTGCCCGAACCCGACAGGTCTTCCTTCGCAGGCGGCTGACGAAGGGTTTGCGCATGACTGTGCGCATGCAGACGCCGAATCTGCTGGCACGCGCCGGCACCGTCACCGCTCTGACGCTGGTCACCCTGGGCGGGACAACCGTCGCCCCGGGAACGGCCGGGAACGCCGAAGCCGCGACCGTGTCCGCCCACGCGCTGCGGATCGCGGCCTCCAAGAGGGGCGCCCCCTACCAGTACGGCGCCCAAGGGCCGCACACTTTCGACTGTTCGGGGCTGACGCTGTACTCGTTCAAGCGCGCCGGCCGGGCGCTCCCCCGTACCGCCGCCGCGCAGTACGGCCGCACCCGGCACATCCCGGCCTCCCTGCGCCGACGCGGTGACCTGGTCTTCTTCCGTTCCGCCGGCGGCATTTACCACGTCGGCATCTACGCGGGCCGGGGCCGGATGTGGCATGCGCCCAAGGCCGGGAGCGTGGTGCGGCTGGAGCGGATCTGGAGCCGCGCGGTCTCGTACGGGCGCGTGGGATGACCTCTGGTATCTCGTCTTACGTGTGATCAATTGCCGGTAAGCTCGGCCTACTTGACCCACTTGGCCGGGCAACCCGGCAAGGGGCGTATGCCGTCCGGCGGCCGCGGCTGACCTCGGGCCCCGGGGTGTGCCCGTCCCTCAGGCGAGCACGAGCTCGATGAGCAGGACGCCGCCCAGGGCGGTGAGCAGCGCCCCGGTGGTGGCTTCCAGGGCGCGGGTGACCCGAGGACGGCGCAGCCAGTTCCCCAGCCGGTCGACCAGCAGCGCAACGGCGGGGAACCACACCAGCGCCATGGCGACGACCATCGTCGCGAGCAGCAGCGTACGGGGCAGCGCGGGCTCACCGGCCGGGACGAACTGCGGGAGCAGGCTGAGGAAGAGGACCGGCGCCTTGGGGTTGAGGGCATTGGTCAGGAAGCCCTGGCGCAGGCTCCGCGCGGTGCCCAGGAGGGCGGCCGGGCCGTCGGCCGGTGCGGCGGCCGGGCCGGTCGCGGAATCGGCGTGCGCCCCCGCGCTCCGGACGGCCGCGATCAGCGCGCCGACGCCGAGGTACAACAGGTAGACCCCGCCCAGGAGTTGGACGGCGCCGAAGAGCGCGGGCACGGCGACCAGCACCGCCGCGAGCCCGGCCACCGCCAGTGCGGTGTGCACCAGCAGCCCGCCCGCGACCCCGACGGCGGTCGCCACCCCCGCCCGGCGCGAGTCGAGCGCATTGCGCACCACGACGGCGAAGTCCGCGCCCGGCATGGTGACCATGCCGGCGGCGATTCCGGTGAAGGCGATCAGCTGTCCGTCCATGGGAGCAGCTTCGCTGGTCAGAGCCTTTAATGGGTATTGGCAATGTTCTTGGGGAGCCTAAAGAGGTTCTTATGTACGACCCCACCCGGCTGGCCGCTCTGGTAGCGGTGGCGGAGTCCGGTTCGATCACCCGGGCCGCCGCCCGGCTGGGCTACACCGCTCCCGCGCTCTCCCAGCAGCTCGCCAAGCTGGAGCGGGAGGCGGGGGCGGCGCTGCTGGTGCGCCACCACCGCGGGGCACGGCTGACGGCGGCGGGTGAGCTGCTCGTCGTACGGGCCCGGCGGGTGCTAGACGAGCTGGATCAGGCGCGGCATGAGCTGTCCCGGCTGACCGGGCTGTCCGGCGGCCGGCTGCGGGTCGGCACGTTCATGACCGCCGGGACACATCTGCTGCCGCCCGCGCTCAGCGCCTTCCGGCGTGCGCACCCTGATGTGGAGCTGAGCATCACGGAGTACGTACCTCCGCAGGCCGCCGCGGCGGTGGCGCTGGGCGAGGTCGATCTGGCGCTGACGCACGAGTATGTGCCGGGCGAGGCGATGCCGCCGCCGGAGGGCGTGCGTCTCGAACCGCTGCTGACCGAGGAACTGGTGCTGGTCACCGCGCCGGGCCATGCCCTGTCGGCGGGTGCCGGACGGCTGCCGCTCGCCGAGCTGGCCGGTCAGCCACTGGTCAGCATGGCGCCGGCCAACCCGAACCGGCGTGCGGTGGAGGAGGCGCTGGCGGCCGCCGGGGCGAGTGTGGCGGTGCGCTGTGAGTCGCCGAGCTATGCGGTGGTGTGTGCACTGGTGAGCGCGGGGCTCGGGGTGGCGGTGGTGCCGGAGATGATGGCGGAGGGCTCGGTGACCCCGCTGGGGATCCGCAGGCTGGACCCGCCGGAGCTGCACCGCCGGATCTCGGTGGCCTACCGTCCCGGCGGCGGGAGCCCGGCCGCGGACACCTTGCGTGCCCTGTTGCGCGGGGCCTTCAGCCGCCACTCCCCCGCGCCGTAGCCGCCGGCAGCCGGTGCGGCAGAGGTCGTCAGAGGGCGGCGGCCCGCCACGGCACGGTGATCCAGACGGTCTTCCCGCCGGACTCGGTGGGCACGACCGAGAGGCGGCCGCCGGCTTCCGCGGCGAGGTAGCGGATGATGACCAGGCCCCGGCCGTTGTCCTGCTGGACGGCGGCGGGCAGCCGGCGCGGACGGCGGGGATGGCTGTCGGTGATGCCGACCCGCAGCTGTTCGTCGCGGTCCAGTCGCAGTTCGACGGTGAATTCAGGCGACCGGCCGGAGGTGTGCACGACGGCGTTGGTCGCGAGTTCGGAGACGATCAGACGGAGGGAATCGGCGAGTGCGGAGTCGGTGGGCAGGCCCCATTCGGCGAGCACGGCGAGGGCGTGTCTGCGGGCGGTGAGGACCGAGGCGGGGGCGCTCGGCAGAGTCAGTGAGGATGCATGGTGGTCTGCCATCGAGGCGCCGTCCCTTTCCCACCGAGGCCCGGCCCCGGTCCACTGACCAGGGAGCCGGGATGCCGCTCCGGACACCGGTGCGGCCTCGGACTTCTGCTGGGCGCCAGACTGCCACCCGTACTGGCGATGAGGAACTCGATCCACCCACATATACGGAGATCTATCGCTCGTTGCGGTGAACTCTGCTCCGCGAGACCGGATTTGGGATGCCCATACCACCGGATTCCGGACACATCCGGGGCCGGAGCCGACGACGGCCGTCCGCTCCGGCCGGGGCCCGTGTGCGTCAGACCGCCGGCGCCGTGGCCACGATCGTGCCGACCGCCGTGTCGAGCTGGGCATCCGTCAGATCCGCGCGGGCCGTCAGCCGCAGCCGGGAGATCCCGTCGGGCACGGACGGCGGCCGGAAGCAGCCGACCGCGAGTCCGGCCGCACGGCAGTCGGCGGCCCAGCGGACCGCCGCCTCCGGCGAGGGGGCACGCACCGAGACCACCGCGGCGTCCGGCCGGACCGCGGACAGCCCCGCCGCGGTGAGCCGGTCGTGCAGCTCCCGTGCGACCTGGACGGCCCGGGCGGCGCGCTGCGGTTCGCGGCGCAGCAGCCGTAGCGCGGTCAGGGCGCCGCCGACCGCCGCCGGGGCGAGACCGGTGTCGAAGATGAACGACCGGGCGGTGTTGACCAGATGCTCGATGACCCGGGCCGGGCCGAGCACCGCTCCGCCCTGGGAGCCGAGCGACTTGGAAAGCGTCACGGTGGTCACCACATCGCCGTCACCGGCGAGACCGGCGGCCCACAGCGCACCGCGGCCCCCCTCGCCCAGGACGCCCAGGCCGTGGGCGTCATCGACGAGCAGTGCGGCGCCCGCTGCCCGGCAGGCCTCGGCGAGCGCGGGGAGCGGCGCGGCGTCACCGTCGACCGAGAACACCGCGTCCGTCACGGCGAGCGCCCGGCCGTCGTGGCCGGTCAGCGCCTCGCGAACGGCCTCGGGGTCGGCGTGCGGGGCCACTTCGGTACGGGCCCGGGAGAGCCGGCAGCCGTCGATGAGGGACGCGTGGTTGCCCGCGTCGGAGACGAGCAGGGTGCCGGGGGCGGTGAGTGCGGTGACGGCGGCGAGATTTGCGGCATAAC
This genomic stretch from Streptomyces nigrescens harbors:
- a CDS encoding 8-amino-7-oxononanoate synthase produces the protein MPQDTAPSLLHDTTPATPDETAAAPSRPVYGAAFDWIDEARAARHRAGLVRSLRPRPADSRLLDLASNDYLGLARHPEVTRGAAAAAHRWGAGATGSRLVTGSTELHARLEAELAAFCGFEAALVLSSGYAANLAAVTALTAPGTLLVSDAGNHASLIDGCRLSRARTEVAPHADPEAVREALTGHDGRALAVTDAVFSVDGDAAPLPALAEACRAAGAALLVDDAHGLGVLGEGGRGALWAAGLAGDGDVVTTVTLSKSLGSQGGAVLGPARVIEHLVNTARSFIFDTGLAPAAVGGALTALRLLRREPQRAARAVQVARELHDRLTAAGLSAVRPDAAVVSVRAPSPEAAVRWAADCRAAGLAVGCFRPPSVPDGISRLRLTARADLTDAQLDTAVGTIVATAPAV
- a CDS encoding LysE family translocator gives rise to the protein MDGQLIAFTGIAAGMVTMPGADFAVVVRNALDSRRAGVATAVGVAGGLLVHTALAVAGLAAVLVAVPALFGAVQLLGGVYLLYLGVGALIAAVRSAGAHADSATGPAAAPADGPAALLGTARSLRQGFLTNALNPKAPVLFLSLLPQFVPAGEPALPRTLLLATMVVAMALVWFPAVALLVDRLGNWLRRPRVTRALEATTGALLTALGGVLLIELVLA
- a CDS encoding C40 family peptidase; this encodes MTVRMQTPNLLARAGTVTALTLVTLGGTTVAPGTAGNAEAATVSAHALRIAASKRGAPYQYGAQGPHTFDCSGLTLYSFKRAGRALPRTAAAQYGRTRHIPASLRRRGDLVFFRSAGGIYHVGIYAGRGRMWHAPKAGSVVRLERIWSRAVSYGRVG
- a CDS encoding LysR family transcriptional regulator; translated protein: MYDPTRLAALVAVAESGSITRAAARLGYTAPALSQQLAKLEREAGAALLVRHHRGARLTAAGELLVVRARRVLDELDQARHELSRLTGLSGGRLRVGTFMTAGTHLLPPALSAFRRAHPDVELSITEYVPPQAAAAVALGEVDLALTHEYVPGEAMPPPEGVRLEPLLTEELVLVTAPGHALSAGAGRLPLAELAGQPLVSMAPANPNRRAVEEALAAAGASVAVRCESPSYAVVCALVSAGLGVAVVPEMMAEGSVTPLGIRRLDPPELHRRISVAYRPGGGSPAADTLRALLRGAFSRHSPAP
- a CDS encoding ATP-binding protein, whose product is MADHHASSLTLPSAPASVLTARRHALAVLAEWGLPTDSALADSLRLIVSELATNAVVHTSGRSPEFTVELRLDRDEQLRVGITDSHPRRPRRLPAAVQQDNGRGLVIIRYLAAEAGGRLSVVPTESGGKTVWITVPWRAAAL